In Myxococcus stipitatus, the following are encoded in one genomic region:
- a CDS encoding DUF2520 domain-containing protein codes for MSARAPRKRAEVGAAKTAPARATRKGKPVFRPRPPFPDLPSVVIVGAGRLGGALGLALKTKGWPVKLLSRGEAGRRRAKALGLKAVMSEELWSADVVLLCVPDAEVPRIAEELSSTLPRSAALVHTAGALPLAALGPPRGRAVGSFHPLCAVSSPRDSLAGHTVAISTRSRPLRDVLRHMAADVKLDVLEVPEGHRAAYHAGAVMSAGLMVALADAAVAALGAAGVEPEDALPALLPLMRSALRGVEARGLSGGLTGPIVRGDTGVVGAHLDALPDDVAPLYRLLSQRALKLASERLSPEARAALEERLR; via the coding sequence ATGAGCGCCCGGGCCCCACGGAAGCGAGCCGAAGTGGGCGCGGCGAAGACCGCTCCCGCGCGAGCGACCCGCAAGGGCAAGCCCGTGTTCCGCCCCCGTCCTCCCTTCCCGGACCTGCCCTCTGTCGTCATCGTCGGCGCGGGCCGGCTGGGTGGCGCGCTGGGGCTCGCGCTGAAGACGAAGGGCTGGCCCGTGAAGCTCCTCTCGCGAGGCGAAGCGGGGCGGAGGCGCGCCAAGGCTCTGGGCCTCAAGGCCGTGATGTCGGAAGAGCTGTGGAGCGCGGACGTCGTCCTGCTGTGTGTCCCGGACGCGGAGGTGCCCCGCATCGCGGAGGAGCTCTCCAGCACCCTGCCCCGCTCCGCCGCGCTCGTGCACACCGCGGGCGCGCTGCCGCTCGCGGCGCTCGGCCCTCCGCGAGGACGCGCCGTGGGTTCATTCCATCCGCTCTGCGCGGTGTCATCCCCGCGGGACTCACTCGCGGGCCACACGGTGGCCATCAGCACGCGCTCGCGCCCGCTGCGCGACGTGCTCCGTCACATGGCGGCCGACGTGAAGCTGGACGTGCTGGAGGTCCCCGAGGGCCACCGCGCCGCCTACCACGCGGGTGCGGTGATGAGCGCGGGACTCATGGTGGCCCTGGCGGATGCGGCCGTGGCCGCGCTGGGAGCCGCGGGCGTCGAGCCCGAGGATGCGTTGCCAGCGCTGCTGCCCTTGATGCGCTCGGCCTTGCGTGGCGTCGAGGCCCGGGGACTCTCGGGAGGACTCACGGGCCCCATCGTCAGAGGCGACACAGGCGTCGTGGGGGCACACCTCGATGCGCTCCCCGACGACGTCGCGCCCCTCTACCGCCTGTTGTCACAGCGCGCGCTGAAGCTGGCCTCGGAGCGGTTGAGCCCCGAGGCGCGGGCCGCGCTGGAAGAGCGGCTCAGGTGA